One Peromyscus leucopus breed LL Stock chromosome 2, UCI_PerLeu_2.1, whole genome shotgun sequence DNA window includes the following coding sequences:
- the LOC114704444 gene encoding peroxisomal membrane protein PMP34-like, which yields MASVLSYESLVHAVAGAVGSVTAMTVFFPLDTARLRLQVDEKRKSKTTHAVLLEIIKEEGLLAPYRGWFPVISSLCCSNFVYFYTFNSLKAIWVKGQRSSTGKDLVVGFVAGMVNVLLTTPLWVVNTRLKLRGAKFRNEDIIPTNYKGIIDAFHQITRDEGVLALWNGTFPSLLLVFNPAIQFMFYEGLKRQLLKKQMKLFSLDVFIIGAIAKAIATTVTYPMQTVQSILRFGRHRLNPENRTLGSLRNVLYLLHQRVKRFGIIGLYKGLEAKLLQTVLTAALMFLVYEKLTAVTFTFMSLKSAPRH from the coding sequence ATGGCCTCTGTGCTGTCCTACGAAAGCCTGGTACACGCCGTGGCCGGAGCCGTGGGAAGTGTGACTGCCATGACAGTGTTCTTTCCCTTGGATACCGCCAGACTCCGACTTCAGGTTgatgagaaaagaaagtcaaaaaCTACGCATGCAGTGCTCCTGGAGATTATTAAGGAAGAAGGCCTTCTGGCACCATACCGAGGGTGGTTTCCAGTTATTTCCAGTCTCTGCTGCTCCAATTTTGTCTATTTCTACACTTTTAATAGCCTCAAAGCAATATGGGTCAAAGGTCAACGTTCTTCTACAGGAAAAGATCTGGTGGTTGGATTTGTTGCAGGAATGGTGAATGTGTTGCTAACGACTCCACTCTGGGTGGTAAACACCAGACTGAAGCTGCGAGGGGCAAAATTTCGGAATGAAGACATTATACCAACTAACTACAAAGGCATTATAGATGCATTCCACCAGATTACTCGAGATGAAGGGGTTTTGGCTCTGTGGAACGGTACCTTTCCCTCCTTGCTGCTGGTCTTCAACCCCGCCATCCAGTTCATGTTCTACGAAGGCTTGAAACGGCAGCTTTTAAAGAAGCAGATGAAGCTCTTTTCTCTGGATGTGTTCATCATTGGTGCAATAGCCAAAGCGATCGCCACCACAGTCACCTATCCCATGCAGACGGTACAGTCGATTCTGAGGTTTGGACGTCATAGACTAAACCCAGAAAACAGAACACTGGGGAGTCTTCGGAATGTTCTCTATCTTCTTCACCAGCGAGTCAAGCGCTTTGGAATAATAGGACTCTACAAAGGCCTTGAAGCCAAGCTGCTCCAGACAGTGCTCACAGCTGCCCTCATGTTCCTTGTGTACGAGAAACTGACAGCTGTTACCTTCACCTTCATGAGTCTGAAGAGCGCGCCCAGGCACTGA